A section of the Streptomyces sp. CG1 genome encodes:
- a CDS encoding acyl-CoA dehydrogenase family protein, whose amino-acid sequence MDFAFDARTEELRAKLLAFMDEYVHPAEPVAEEQRAQLASPWDTPAVVEELKAEARKQGLWNLFLPDAEYGAGLTNLQYAPLAEITGRSPHLAPTATNCAAPDTGNMEVLAQFGNEQQKKQWLEPLLAGEIRSAFAMTEPEVASSDATNITTHIERDGHEYVITGRKWYISGAMNPDCKIFIVMGKTDPDGADIRRQQSMVLVPRDTPGVTVKRAMQVFGYEDHSHGGHAEVIFDHARVPVSNLIGEEGGGFAIAQARLGPGRIHHCMRLIGMAERAIELMCRRAVSRTAFGKALAQQGVVQNWIADARVTVEQLRLLVLKTAWLMDTVGNKGAHTEIQAIKIATPRAVVGILDRAIQLHGAGGVSQDFPLAELYASARTLMLADGPDEVHQRSLARRELKKYL is encoded by the coding sequence ATGGACTTCGCGTTCGACGCGCGCACCGAGGAACTGCGCGCCAAGCTGCTCGCCTTCATGGACGAGTACGTCCACCCGGCCGAGCCGGTCGCCGAGGAGCAGCGGGCACAGCTGGCCTCCCCGTGGGACACCCCGGCCGTGGTCGAGGAGCTGAAGGCCGAGGCCCGTAAGCAGGGCCTGTGGAACCTCTTCCTCCCCGACGCCGAGTACGGCGCCGGGCTGACGAACCTGCAGTACGCGCCGCTCGCCGAGATCACCGGCCGCTCCCCCCACCTCGCCCCCACCGCGACGAACTGCGCCGCGCCCGACACCGGGAACATGGAGGTGCTGGCGCAGTTCGGCAACGAGCAGCAGAAGAAGCAGTGGCTGGAACCGCTGCTGGCCGGTGAGATCCGCTCGGCGTTCGCGATGACCGAGCCGGAGGTGGCCTCCTCGGACGCCACGAACATCACCACGCACATCGAGCGCGACGGCCACGAGTACGTCATCACGGGCCGTAAGTGGTACATCTCCGGCGCGATGAACCCGGACTGCAAGATCTTCATCGTGATGGGCAAGACGGACCCGGACGGCGCCGACATCCGGCGGCAGCAGTCGATGGTCCTGGTGCCGCGCGACACGCCCGGCGTGACGGTCAAGCGCGCGATGCAGGTCTTCGGGTACGAGGACCACTCGCACGGCGGCCACGCCGAGGTGATCTTCGACCACGCACGCGTGCCGGTGTCGAACCTGATCGGCGAGGAGGGCGGCGGCTTCGCCATCGCCCAGGCCCGGCTCGGCCCCGGCCGGATCCACCACTGCATGCGGCTGATCGGCATGGCCGAGCGGGCGATCGAGCTGATGTGCCGGCGGGCGGTGTCCCGTACGGCCTTCGGCAAGGCGCTGGCCCAGCAGGGTGTCGTCCAGAACTGGATCGCCGACGCCCGGGTCACCGTCGAGCAGCTGCGGCTGCTGGTGCTGAAGACGGCCTGGCTGATGGACACCGTCGGCAACAAGGGCGCCCACACGGAGATCCAGGCCATCAAGATCGCCACCCCGCGCGCGGTGGTCGGCATCCTGGACCGCGCCATCCAGCTGCACGGCGCGGGCGGCGTCAGCCAGGACTTCCCCCTGGCCGAGCTGTACGCGAGCGCCCGCACCCTGATGCTGGCCGACGGCCCGGACGAGGTGCATCAGCGGTCGCTGGCGCGGCGGGAGCTGAAGAAGTACCTGTAG
- a CDS encoding TetR/AcrR family transcriptional regulator codes for MPRTTDGDGTPVPQRLLAAATRLFAEQGYDRTSVQEIVEAAGVTKGALYHYFGSKDDLLHEVYARVLRVQMERLDHFADMDAPVEQRLRGAAADVVVTTIENLDDAMIFFRSMHHLSPEKNKQVRAERRRYHERFRALIEEGQKEGVFSTATPADLVVDYHFGSVHHLSTWYRPDGPLTPQQVADHLADLLLRALRP; via the coding sequence GTGCCCAGGACGACGGACGGAGACGGGACGCCCGTCCCGCAGCGGCTCTTGGCCGCCGCCACCCGGCTCTTCGCCGAGCAGGGTTACGACCGCACCTCCGTGCAGGAGATCGTGGAGGCGGCCGGCGTCACCAAGGGGGCGCTGTACCACTACTTCGGCTCCAAGGACGACCTCCTGCACGAGGTGTACGCGCGCGTGCTGCGGGTCCAGATGGAGCGGCTCGACCACTTCGCGGACATGGACGCGCCGGTCGAGCAGCGACTGCGGGGCGCGGCGGCGGACGTGGTCGTCACGACGATCGAGAACCTCGACGACGCGATGATCTTCTTCCGCTCGATGCACCATCTGAGCCCGGAGAAGAACAAGCAGGTCCGCGCCGAGCGCCGGCGCTACCACGAACGGTTCCGCGCGCTCATCGAGGAGGGCCAGAAGGAGGGCGTCTTCTCCACGGCGACCCCGGCCGACCTGGTCGTGGACTACCACTTCGGTTCCGTCCACCACCTGTCGACCTGGTACCGCCCCGACGGCCCCCTCACCCCGCAGCAGGTCGCCGACCACCTCGCCGACCTGCTGCTGCGGGCGCTGCGCCCGTAG
- a CDS encoding class I adenylate-forming enzyme family protein, which translates to MSASRYADRPWLALLNDAQRGPIEPADSLVHALRAAVTEAPERTFLAYFDARLSYREVDELSDSVAAHLAARGLERGDRVAVLLQNSPHFVLAVLGAWKAGATVVPVNPMYKSGEVGHVLRDGEVAALICSDRAWESYLRDTAADSPVRIVLTGCELDFQTRSDARVLGFERLPEAPDADDLVTVARRGGAAPEGREPRPDDIALISYTSGTSGTPKGATNTHGNIMHNAERQRTGLALPGAPVYYALAPLFHITGMVCQFGACLNSAGTLVLAYRFEPGLVLEAFAEHRPHYTVGPSTAFMALAAHPDATPGHFASFVNLSSGGAPVPPALVEKFRGLFGPYIRVGYGLTECSGPCAAVPPGLEAPVDPVSGTLSVGVPGADTVVRIVDEHGAEVPFGEQGEIVVRGPQVIPGYWRRPDATAETFPDGELRTGDIGFMDALGWLYVVDRKKDMINASGFKVWPREVEDVLYTHPAVREAAVVGVADGYRGETVKAYISLRPGADADPDELAVYCKERLAAYKYPRQVEILPDLPKTASGKILRRELRSRTDDN; encoded by the coding sequence GTGAGTGCGTCCCGGTACGCGGACCGGCCCTGGCTGGCGCTGCTCAACGACGCCCAGCGCGGTCCGATCGAGCCCGCCGACTCCCTGGTGCACGCGCTGCGCGCCGCCGTCACCGAGGCGCCCGAGCGCACCTTCCTCGCCTACTTCGACGCAAGGCTGAGCTATCGCGAGGTGGACGAGCTGAGCGACTCGGTCGCCGCCCATCTCGCGGCGCGCGGGCTGGAGCGCGGTGACCGGGTGGCCGTGCTGCTGCAGAACTCACCGCACTTCGTGCTCGCCGTCCTCGGGGCCTGGAAGGCCGGCGCGACCGTCGTCCCCGTCAATCCCATGTACAAGTCGGGTGAGGTGGGGCACGTCCTGCGGGACGGCGAGGTGGCCGCGCTCATCTGCTCCGACCGGGCCTGGGAGTCGTATCTCAGGGACACCGCCGCCGACTCGCCGGTGCGGATCGTGCTCACCGGGTGCGAGTTGGATTTCCAGACCCGCAGCGACGCGCGCGTGCTCGGATTCGAGCGGCTGCCCGAGGCGCCGGACGCCGACGACCTGGTCACCGTGGCCCGGCGGGGCGGTGCGGCGCCCGAGGGCCGCGAGCCGCGCCCGGACGACATCGCGCTGATCAGCTACACCTCGGGTACGAGCGGCACGCCCAAGGGCGCCACCAACACGCACGGCAACATCATGCACAACGCCGAGCGGCAGCGGACCGGGCTCGCGCTGCCCGGGGCGCCCGTGTACTACGCGCTCGCGCCGCTGTTCCACATCACGGGCATGGTCTGCCAGTTCGGCGCCTGCCTGAACAGCGCCGGCACCCTGGTGCTCGCCTACCGCTTCGAGCCCGGACTCGTCCTGGAGGCGTTCGCCGAGCACCGCCCGCACTACACGGTCGGCCCGTCCACCGCCTTCATGGCGCTGGCCGCCCACCCGGACGCCACCCCCGGGCACTTCGCCTCCTTCGTGAACCTGTCCTCCGGCGGTGCGCCCGTGCCGCCGGCCCTGGTGGAGAAGTTCCGCGGGCTCTTCGGGCCGTACATCCGCGTCGGATACGGCCTCACCGAGTGCTCCGGCCCGTGCGCCGCCGTCCCGCCCGGCCTGGAGGCGCCCGTGGACCCCGTCTCCGGGACGCTGTCGGTGGGCGTGCCCGGCGCCGACACCGTCGTGCGGATCGTGGACGAGCACGGCGCGGAGGTGCCGTTCGGGGAGCAGGGCGAGATCGTCGTACGCGGTCCGCAGGTGATCCCCGGCTACTGGCGGCGCCCGGACGCCACTGCCGAGACCTTCCCCGACGGCGAGCTGCGCACCGGCGACATCGGCTTCATGGACGCCCTGGGCTGGCTGTACGTCGTCGACCGCAAGAAGGACATGATCAACGCGTCCGGCTTCAAGGTGTGGCCCCGTGAGGTCGAGGACGTGCTGTACACCCACCCGGCGGTGCGCGAGGCGGCCGTCGTCGGTGTCGCCGACGGCTACCGCGGCGAGACGGTCAAGGCCTATATCAGCCTGCGTCCGGGCGCCGATGCGGACCCGGACGAACTCGCGGTGTACTGCAAGGAGAGACTGGCCGCCTACAAATACCCGCGTCAGGTGGAGATCCTGCCCGACCTGCCCAAGACGGCGAGTGGCAAGATCCTCCGTCGGGAACTGCGTTCCCGCACCGACGACAACTAG
- a CDS encoding SDR family oxidoreductase, which yields MVEAVQDAGVVVTGAGGGIGAALARRFAAAGARVVVNDLDAGKAKAVAEETGGIAVPGDASAIVGDAREALGGTVDVYCANAGVAFEGGGVGGPLEEKSWAVSWDVNVMAHVRAAHELLPDWLERGAGRFVSTVSAAGLLTMIGAPSYSVTKHGAYAFAEWLSLTYRHRGLKVHAICPQGVRTDMLAATGSAGELVLQSTAIEPTAVADALFRGIEEDRFLILPHPEVAEYYQARAADPGRWLSGMNHIQRKWEEAR from the coding sequence ATGGTGGAAGCCGTGCAGGATGCGGGAGTGGTCGTCACGGGGGCGGGCGGGGGGATCGGGGCCGCGCTGGCCCGGCGGTTCGCCGCCGCGGGGGCGCGGGTCGTCGTCAATGACCTGGATGCCGGGAAGGCGAAGGCAGTGGCCGAGGAGACCGGCGGGATCGCCGTGCCCGGTGACGCCTCCGCGATCGTCGGCGACGCCCGTGAGGCGCTCGGTGGCACCGTCGACGTGTACTGCGCGAACGCCGGTGTCGCCTTCGAGGGCGGGGGCGTGGGCGGGCCGCTCGAAGAGAAGTCATGGGCGGTGTCCTGGGACGTGAACGTCATGGCGCACGTCCGCGCCGCCCATGAGCTGCTCCCGGACTGGCTGGAGCGCGGAGCCGGGCGGTTCGTGTCCACCGTGTCGGCCGCCGGGCTGCTCACCATGATCGGCGCCCCCTCCTACAGCGTCACCAAGCACGGTGCCTACGCCTTCGCCGAGTGGCTGTCGCTGACGTACCGCCACCGGGGTCTGAAGGTGCACGCGATCTGTCCGCAGGGCGTGCGCACGGACATGCTGGCCGCGACCGGCAGCGCCGGGGAGCTGGTGCTCCAGTCGACCGCGATCGAGCCGACGGCTGTCGCGGACGCGCTGTTCCGGGGCATCGAGGAGGACCGCTTCCTGATCCTGCCGCACCCCGAGGTCGCCGAGTACTACCAGGCGCGGGCCGCCGATCCGGGCCGCTGGCTGAGCGGTATGAACCACATCCAGCGCAAGTGGGAGGAGGCTCGGTGA
- a CDS encoding exo-beta-N-acetylmuramidase NamZ domain-containing protein: MHLSRRNLLASATMATLPVPPQHREQLRTGFERLAADGYSALSGQRIGIVTNPTGITKDASHIVDVMHKDPRVRLTAVFGPEHGFRGTAQAGGSEGRSTDPATGLPVYDTYLKSGKQLADIFTAADVDTIVFDIQDAGARFYTYIWTLYDCMEAAQPAGKRFVVLDRPNPVTGRAAQGPVLNKEFATFVGRQPIAQAHGMTVAELARLFNKEFLSKPVTLDTVLMSGWQRSDWYDTSVLPWVPPSPNMPTPDTALVYSGTCMFEGTNVSEGRGTTRPFELLGAEGLDGRWAAAANELALPGVRFREAYFTPTFSKFEGRTVGGLQIHVRDRAAYDPVRTGIALLVTVRKLWHGFAWRSDNWIDKLTGSARVRTMIDAGATTDEVTGAWQEELAAFRRVRKEYLLYR, translated from the coding sequence ATGCACCTGTCCCGACGCAACCTGCTCGCTTCGGCCACGATGGCGACCCTTCCAGTCCCACCCCAGCACCGCGAACAACTCCGCACAGGGTTCGAAAGGCTCGCAGCCGACGGTTACTCGGCACTGAGCGGCCAGCGCATCGGCATCGTCACCAACCCCACCGGCATCACCAAAGACGCCTCCCACATCGTCGACGTCATGCACAAAGACCCCCGCGTAAGGCTGACGGCGGTCTTCGGTCCCGAACACGGCTTCAGAGGCACCGCGCAGGCAGGCGGCTCCGAGGGCCGTTCCACCGACCCGGCGACGGGACTGCCGGTCTACGACACGTACCTCAAGAGCGGGAAGCAACTCGCCGACATCTTCACCGCCGCCGACGTCGACACGATCGTCTTCGACATCCAGGACGCCGGCGCCCGCTTCTACACGTACATCTGGACCCTCTACGACTGCATGGAGGCGGCCCAGCCGGCCGGCAAGCGGTTCGTGGTTCTGGACCGCCCGAACCCGGTCACCGGCCGAGCCGCCCAAGGCCCCGTGCTGAACAAGGAGTTCGCCACGTTCGTCGGCCGGCAGCCGATCGCGCAGGCGCACGGGATGACCGTCGCGGAGCTGGCCCGGCTGTTCAACAAGGAGTTCCTGAGCAAGCCGGTCACGCTGGACACCGTCCTGATGAGCGGGTGGCAGCGGTCGGACTGGTACGACACGTCCGTGCTGCCGTGGGTGCCGCCGAGCCCGAACATGCCGACCCCGGACACGGCACTGGTGTACTCCGGGACGTGCATGTTCGAGGGCACCAACGTCTCGGAGGGCCGGGGCACGACCCGCCCCTTCGAACTGCTCGGCGCCGAGGGCCTCGACGGCCGCTGGGCCGCCGCCGCGAACGAACTCGCGCTGCCCGGGGTGCGGTTCAGGGAGGCGTACTTCACGCCCACGTTCTCCAAGTTCGAGGGCAGGACGGTCGGCGGCCTGCAGATCCATGTGCGCGACCGGGCCGCCTACGACCCCGTACGCACCGGGATCGCGCTGCTGGTGACCGTGCGGAAGCTCTGGCACGGCTTCGCGTGGCGCTCGGACAACTGGATCGACAAGCTCACCGGGTCCGCCCGGGTGCGCACGATGATCGACGCGGGGGCGACCACCGACGAGGTGACCGGCGCCTGGCAGGAGGAGCTGGCCGCCTTCCGGCGGGTTCGGAAGGAATATCTCCTCTACCGGTGA
- a CDS encoding serine-threonine protein kinase → MADPGMSVTPYWELTFDADGDVDGRERDQLVAQVAEHGVRDLLVFAHGWNDDRSGATALYRRFFTPVPGFAPKARIGYVGVIWPSMRFSDEPIPDFPKSVAATTPPTAALDADTRRALVAVFPDRAALIGQLGRMLDERPDGAQGLTEFGRLVRQLIDGERGPGVADTEEEGEPGVFTMDPAAACQEFAEALAAVRSAGTASEGPSEGFSIPNPWDGAKELLRQATYYAMKRRAGTVGEQGLGPVLGTLAGAAPGVRVHLMGHSFGGRLVSFALRGLQDGVRTVQSVTLLQGAFSHFAFAERVPQAPDKAGALKDLQRRIDGPLVCCYSHFDTALGTFYPLASRLAGDDRSCVGSEIAAVLGPEWGALGHDGVQAVPGTAGLDLAAALRGPLPASGCVNVDAAAVVCHGGPPAGAHSDIVHPELARLVLAAGRIT, encoded by the coding sequence ATGGCGGATCCTGGGATGAGCGTGACTCCCTACTGGGAGCTGACCTTCGACGCGGACGGGGACGTGGACGGCCGCGAACGCGACCAGCTGGTGGCGCAGGTGGCGGAGCACGGCGTGCGTGACCTGCTCGTCTTCGCGCACGGCTGGAACGACGACCGCTCGGGCGCGACCGCGCTGTACCGCCGCTTCTTCACCCCGGTCCCGGGGTTCGCCCCGAAGGCCCGCATCGGGTACGTGGGCGTGATCTGGCCGTCGATGCGGTTCAGCGACGAGCCGATCCCCGACTTCCCGAAGTCGGTGGCGGCCACGACGCCCCCGACGGCGGCTCTGGACGCGGACACCCGGCGGGCCCTGGTGGCGGTCTTCCCGGACCGGGCGGCCCTGATCGGCCAGCTGGGCCGGATGCTGGACGAACGGCCGGACGGCGCCCAGGGGTTGACGGAGTTCGGGCGGCTGGTGCGGCAGCTGATCGACGGCGAGCGGGGGCCCGGCGTGGCCGACACGGAGGAGGAGGGCGAGCCGGGCGTGTTCACCATGGACCCGGCGGCCGCGTGCCAGGAGTTCGCGGAGGCGCTCGCGGCGGTGCGGTCCGCCGGGACAGCGTCCGAGGGGCCGTCCGAGGGGTTCAGCATCCCGAACCCCTGGGACGGCGCCAAGGAGCTGCTGCGGCAGGCGACGTACTACGCGATGAAACGGCGTGCCGGGACGGTCGGCGAGCAGGGTCTCGGGCCGGTGCTCGGCACGCTGGCCGGAGCGGCGCCCGGGGTGCGGGTGCATCTGATGGGGCACAGCTTCGGCGGGCGGCTGGTGTCGTTCGCGCTGCGCGGGCTGCAGGACGGGGTGCGCACGGTGCAGTCCGTGACCCTCCTGCAAGGCGCCTTCTCGCATTTCGCGTTCGCGGAGCGGGTGCCGCAGGCCCCGGACAAGGCGGGCGCGCTCAAGGACCTGCAGCGGCGCATCGACGGGCCGCTGGTGTGCTGCTACTCGCACTTCGACACGGCGCTCGGCACGTTCTATCCGCTGGCCTCCCGGCTGGCCGGGGACGACCGCTCGTGTGTGGGCAGCGAGATCGCGGCCGTGCTGGGGCCGGAGTGGGGCGCCCTGGGGCATGACGGGGTGCAGGCGGTGCCGGGGACCGCCGGGCTGGACCTCGCGGCGGCCCTGAGGGGACCGCTGCCCGCGTCCGGGTGCGTGAACGTCGACGCAGCCGCGGTCGTCTGCCACGGCGGCCCGCCGGCCGGGGCACACAGCGACATCGTGCACCCCGAACTGGCACGCCTGGTGCTGGCGGCGGGCCGCATCACGTGA
- a CDS encoding penicillin acylase family protein → MPRRTPRTVLDRLRTSRRFPGFLKTASICVLVAGLLSPLTQQAAAAQAAASNDYCGGQCSDILPPGENGNATLAQILLNQAFGTQPSHAEDQLGPYADLAGGHAGLTDSTINNFFNDSSFGVPSDQVASTEKPSGRSDVTIVRDKKTGVPHITGTTRYGTEYGAGYASAEDRLWLMDVFRHVGRGQLTSFAGGAAANQGLEQEFYRNAPYTEADLQAQIDHAVARNGARGQQALADANAYLAGINAYIDASDSGRYFPGEYDLTGHKDPITNAGTIDHFKITDLVALASVIGSLFGSGGGGEVNNALSLIAAQSKYGVEEGTKVWEAFRERNDPEAVLTVHDGESFPYGSKPADAKGEALPDPGTVTQEPLVYDRTGSAGSATARSTSATAAKTTLSSAHRGMSNALVVSGKYTASGHPIAVFGPQTGYFAPQLLMLQEIQGPGISARGASFAGLSMYVELGRGQDYSWSATTSGQDIIDTYAVELCQDDYHYLYHGTCTAMDKVEQKNAWSPTTADSTPAGSYTMRVWRTKYGPVEYRATAGGKKVAYTTLRSSYLHEADSIIGFQMLNDPDYVKGPKDFQSAAQHINYTFNWFYADSQHTAYYNSGDNPVRAAGVDSEFPVWAQPAYEWQNWDPATNTADYTPASAHPNSVDQDYYVSWNNKQAKDYTTASWGDGSVHRGNLLDDRVKKLVAAGGVTRAKLVQAMADAALADLRAEDVLPKLLKVINSSPVTDSTAADAVRKLQAWVDAGAGRTETSAGSKAYADTDAIRILDAWWPLLVKAEFEPGLGSDLYTALTSNLSIDEAPSAGHGPTGSHAGSSFQFGWWSYVDKDIRAVLGENVQSGLAEKYCGGGDLGSCRDLLISTLKTAAGTSASTVYPGDSLCSAGDQWCADSIVQRTLGGIKHYNISWQNRPTFQQVVEYTSHR, encoded by the coding sequence ATGCCACGGCGAACCCCACGCACCGTCCTTGACAGATTGAGAACGTCCCGCCGCTTCCCCGGGTTCCTGAAGACCGCGTCGATATGCGTACTCGTCGCCGGACTTCTCTCCCCTCTCACCCAGCAGGCGGCCGCCGCCCAGGCCGCCGCCTCGAACGACTACTGCGGCGGCCAGTGCTCGGACATCCTGCCGCCCGGCGAGAACGGCAATGCGACGCTGGCGCAGATCCTGCTCAACCAGGCCTTCGGCACCCAGCCCTCGCACGCCGAGGACCAGCTCGGCCCGTACGCCGATCTCGCCGGCGGCCATGCGGGCCTGACCGATTCGACGATCAACAACTTCTTCAACGACTCCTCGTTCGGCGTCCCGTCAGACCAGGTCGCCTCCACCGAGAAACCGAGCGGCCGTAGCGATGTGACCATCGTCCGGGACAAGAAGACCGGTGTGCCGCACATCACCGGCACGACCCGGTACGGCACCGAGTACGGTGCCGGTTATGCGTCGGCCGAGGACCGGCTGTGGCTGATGGACGTCTTCCGGCACGTCGGCCGCGGCCAGCTGACCTCCTTCGCCGGCGGCGCCGCCGCCAACCAGGGCCTGGAGCAGGAGTTCTACCGCAACGCGCCGTACACCGAGGCCGACCTGCAGGCGCAGATCGACCACGCGGTGGCCAGGAACGGCGCCCGCGGCCAGCAGGCCCTCGCCGACGCCAATGCCTACCTCGCCGGCATCAACGCCTATATCGACGCCTCGGACAGCGGCCGTTACTTCCCCGGCGAGTACGACCTGACCGGTCACAAGGACCCGATCACCAACGCCGGGACCATAGACCACTTCAAGATCACCGACCTGGTGGCGCTGGCCTCCGTGATCGGCTCGCTGTTCGGCTCCGGCGGTGGTGGCGAGGTCAACAACGCCCTCTCGCTGATCGCCGCGCAGTCCAAGTACGGCGTTGAGGAGGGCACCAAGGTCTGGGAGGCCTTCCGGGAGCGCAACGACCCCGAGGCCGTCCTGACCGTCCACGACGGCGAGAGCTTCCCGTACGGCAGCAAGCCCGCCGACGCCAAGGGCGAGGCGCTGCCCGACCCCGGCACGGTCACCCAGGAACCCCTCGTCTACGACCGCACGGGCAGCGCGGGCTCCGCGACAGCCAGGAGCACCTCCGCCACGGCCGCGAAGACCACGCTCAGCTCGGCCCACCGAGGGATGTCCAACGCCCTTGTCGTGAGCGGCAAGTACACCGCGAGCGGGCATCCGATCGCCGTCTTCGGGCCGCAGACCGGGTACTTCGCCCCGCAGCTGCTCATGCTCCAGGAGATCCAGGGCCCGGGCATCAGCGCACGCGGCGCCTCCTTCGCGGGTCTGAGCATGTACGTCGAACTGGGCCGCGGCCAGGACTACTCCTGGAGCGCGACCACCTCCGGCCAGGACATCATCGACACCTACGCCGTCGAGCTGTGCCAGGACGACTACCACTACCTGTACCACGGCACCTGTACGGCCATGGACAAGGTCGAGCAGAAGAACGCCTGGTCGCCGACCACAGCCGACAGCACGCCGGCGGGGTCGTACACCATGCGGGTCTGGCGCACGAAATACGGGCCGGTGGAGTACCGCGCGACCGCCGGCGGCAAGAAGGTCGCCTACACCACGCTGCGCTCCTCGTATCTGCACGAGGCCGACTCGATCATCGGCTTCCAGATGCTGAACGACCCCGACTACGTCAAGGGCCCGAAGGACTTCCAGAGCGCGGCCCAGCACATCAACTACACCTTCAACTGGTTCTACGCCGACTCCCAGCACACCGCGTACTACAACAGCGGTGACAACCCGGTCCGGGCGGCCGGCGTCGACTCCGAGTTCCCGGTCTGGGCGCAGCCCGCGTACGAGTGGCAGAACTGGGACCCGGCCACCAACACCGCCGACTACACCCCGGCCTCCGCGCACCCCAACTCCGTCGACCAGGACTACTACGTCTCCTGGAACAACAAGCAGGCCAAGGACTACACGACCGCGTCCTGGGGCGACGGTTCGGTGCACCGCGGCAATCTGCTGGACGACCGGGTGAAGAAGCTGGTAGCGGCCGGTGGAGTGACCCGGGCCAAGCTGGTGCAGGCCATGGCGGACGCGGCCCTCGCCGATCTGCGTGCCGAGGACGTGCTGCCGAAGCTGCTCAAGGTGATCAACTCCTCGCCGGTGACCGACTCCACGGCTGCCGACGCGGTGAGGAAGCTCCAGGCGTGGGTGGACGCGGGCGCGGGGCGCACGGAGACGTCCGCCGGTTCGAAGGCGTACGCCGACACCGACGCGATCCGGATCCTGGACGCCTGGTGGCCGCTGCTGGTCAAGGCCGAGTTCGAACCGGGCCTCGGCAGCGATCTGTACACCGCTCTCACCAGCAACCTGTCGATCGACGAGGCCCCGTCCGCCGGACACGGCCCGACCGGCTCGCACGCCGGAAGCTCCTTCCAGTTCGGCTGGTGGAGCTATGTCGACAAGGACATCCGGGCGGTGCTCGGGGAGAACGTGCAGAGCGGGCTCGCCGAGAAGTACTGCGGCGGCGGTGACCTCGGCTCCTGCCGGGACCTCCTGATCAGCACCCTGAAGACGGCGGCAGGCACCAGCGCGTCGACGGTCTACCCCGGGGACTCCCTGTGCTCGGCGGGCGACCAGTGGTGCGCCGACTCGATCGTCCAGCGCACCCTGGGCGGCATCAAGCACTACAACATCAGCTGGCAGAACCGGCCGACCTTCCAGCAGGTGGTCGAGTACACCTCACACCGGTAG
- a CDS encoding 3-keto-5-aminohexanoate cleavage protein, with protein sequence MQACLNGRRSPADSATVPMSPEDMAHSAAEAVAAGATAVHVHPKTPCGHDSLSPRVLAPTLEAIRARVPVPVGVTTGAWTEPDPAARRARVRSWSALPDFASVNWHEPGAEAVAEQLLAMGVGVEAGIWSGTDGAARFAASPLGPRVLRVLAEVTDPDPATAEASARALLAGLGKAFDRPILLHGEEGGTWPVLRLAGRLGLATRIGLEDTLFRPDGQRAYDNAQLVADGLVQYGSFQRSS encoded by the coding sequence GTGCAGGCTTGCCTGAACGGCCGCCGATCGCCGGCGGACAGCGCAACCGTGCCGATGTCACCCGAGGACATGGCCCATTCCGCCGCAGAAGCGGTCGCGGCCGGGGCCACGGCGGTGCACGTCCACCCGAAGACACCGTGCGGGCACGACAGCCTCTCCCCGCGCGTGCTGGCGCCGACGCTGGAGGCGATCCGGGCGCGGGTGCCGGTGCCGGTCGGTGTGACGACGGGCGCCTGGACGGAGCCCGATCCGGCGGCCCGGCGGGCCCGGGTGCGCAGTTGGTCGGCACTGCCCGACTTCGCCTCGGTCAACTGGCATGAGCCGGGCGCCGAAGCGGTGGCCGAACAGCTGCTCGCGATGGGCGTGGGCGTCGAGGCGGGCATCTGGTCCGGCACCGACGGCGCGGCCCGGTTCGCGGCCTCGCCCCTCGGGCCGAGGGTGCTGCGCGTGCTGGCGGAGGTCACCGACCCGGACCCGGCGACCGCCGAGGCCTCGGCGCGGGCCCTGCTGGCCGGCCTCGGCAAGGCGTTCGACCGGCCGATCCTGCTGCACGGCGAGGAGGGCGGCACCTGGCCGGTGCTGCGACTGGCCGGACGACTGGGCCTGGCGACCCGAATCGGCCTGGAGGACACCCTGTTCCGTCCGGACGGCCAACGGGCGTACGACAACGCTCAGTTGGTGGCCGACGGACTGGTCCAGTACGGGTCGTTCCAGCGCTCCTCGTAG